A window of the Hordeum vulgare subsp. vulgare chromosome 5H, MorexV3_pseudomolecules_assembly, whole genome shotgun sequence genome harbors these coding sequences:
- the LOC123451819 gene encoding auxin-responsive protein SAUR36-like — protein MMSAKKLAQLAKKWQRMAAIRRKTLTWSFSWSREEAGGSCGTSCSSVAGKGQCIMYTADGARFEVPLAFLGTTVFSELLRMSQEEFGFAGVDGGRITLPCDASVMEYAMCLLRRSASTEMEAAFLNTFAMPCHYHVAQHLGVGQRFGVCSS, from the coding sequence ATGATGAGTGCCAAGAAACTCGCTCAGCTCGCCAAGAAGTGGCAAAGGATGGCAGCTATCAGGAGGAAGACGCTCACCTGGTCGTTCTCATGGTCCAGAGAAGAAGCCGGAGGGTCGTGCGGCACGTCATGCTCGTCGGTGGCCGGCAAGGGCCAATGCATCATGTACACTGCCGATGGTGCAAGGTTCGAGGTGCCCCTTGCGTTCCTAGGAACGACCGTCTTCAGCGAGCTCTTGAGGATGTCCCAAGAGGAGTTCGGCTTCGCAGGTGTTGATGGTGGCAGAATCACGCTGCCCTGCGACGCATCGGTGATGGAGTATGCCATGTGCTTGCTCAGGAGAAGTGCCTCCACAGAGATGGAAGCCGCGTTCCTCAACACGTTTGCGATGCCATGCCACTATCATGTGGCGCAGCATCTGGGAGTTGGCCAGCGTTTCGGTGTCTGCAGCTCCTGA
- the LOC123451816 gene encoding auxin-responsive protein SAUR36-like — translation MIHPKKLAQLAKKCQRMLAAGAGARRRHASDTADDECCSTVSSMVADEGHCVMYTTDGSRFEVPLAYLGTTVFAELLRMSEEEFGFASGSDGGRIMLPCDATVMEYVLCLVRREASEEVERAFLSSIVGHCHSYNASCMAPSMGLSHQFALCT, via the coding sequence ATGATCCATCCAAAGAAGCTTGCTCAGCTGGCCAAGAAGTGCCAGCGGATGTTGGCGGCAGGAGCCGGTGCCCGCCGTCGGCATGCCTCAGACACGGCCGACGACGAGTGCTGCAGCACAGTATCATCTATGGTTGCCGATGAGGGCCACTGTGTGATGTACACCACTGACGGATCCCGGTTCGAGGTCCCTCTGGCATACCTCGGGACAACGGTCTTCGCCGAGCTCCTGAGGATGTCCGAGGAGGAGTTTGGCTTCGCGAGCGGCAGTGACGGAGGCAGGATCATGCTGCCCTGCGATGCCACTGTGATGGAATATGTCTTGTGCCTAGTCAGGAGAGAGGCCTCTGAGGAGGTCGAGAGGGCGTTCTTGAGCTCCATTGTTGGGCACTGCCACAGCTACAATGCTAGCTGCATGGCACCATCAATGGGACTCAGCCATCAATTTGCTCTTTGTACTTAG
- the LOC123451818 gene encoding auxin-responsive protein SAUR36-like yields MMSAKTLARFAKKWQRVAAMGRKMLTWSSSMSAEETEGSCSTLCSSAAGKGHCIVYTADSVRLEVPLAFLGTTIFNELLRMSQEEFGFAGVDGGRITLPCDASVMEYAMCLLRRSASVEMEAAFLNTMAMPCHYHVQPHLGVSQHFGVCSS; encoded by the coding sequence ATGATGAGTGCCAAGACACTCGCTCGGTTTGCCAAGAAGTGGCAGAGGGTGGCGGCTATGGGGAGGAAGATGCTCACCTGGTCATCATCAATGTCCGCAGAAGAAACCGAAGGGTCCTGCAGCACGCTGTGCTCGTCAGCGGCTGGCAAGGGTCACTGCATCGTGTACACAGCCGACAGTGTGAGGTTAGAGGTGCCGCTTGCATTCCTCGGCACAACCATCTTCAATGAGCTCTTGAGGATGTCCCAAGAGGAGTTCGGCTTCGCAGGTGTTGACGGTGGCAGAATCACGCTTCCCTGTGATGCGTCGGTGATGGAGTACGCCATGTGCTTGCTCAGGAGAAGCGCCTCTGTGGAGATGGAGGCCGCGTTCCTCAACACCATGGCGATGCCATGCCACTATCATGTGCAGCCACATCTGGGAGTTAGCCAGCATTTCGGTGTCTGCAGCTCCTGA
- the LOC123451810 gene encoding auxin-responsive protein SAUR36-like — MQITPRHFQNCSTARTIHMALSPAQPSHSTPSVDAPSPLSYKSMASDHQTPPLHPPNTTKPPTSRRISPVSRNTRSTMMSTKTLARLARKWQRVAAIGRKRLTWSPSTSTEEAGGSCSSVASKGHCVVYTADGARFEVSLAFLGTTVFSELLRMSQEEFGFAGIDGGRITLPCDSSVMEYAMCLLRRSASTEMEAAFLNTIEMPCHYHVVQHLGVDQHFGVCSS, encoded by the coding sequence ATGCAGATCACACCACGGCACTTCCAAAACTGCAGCACCGCACGTACCATACACATGGCATTGTCTCCTGCCCAACCATCACACTCTACACCATCTGTGGATGCCCCTTCACCCTTGAGCTATAAATCCATGGCTAGTGACCACCAAACACCACCACTTCATCCACCAAACACCACCAAGCCTCCaactagcagaagaatttctccaGTTTCCAGAAACACAAGAAGCACCATGATGAGTACCAAGACACTCGCTCGGCTGGCCAGGAAATGGCAGAGGGTGGCGGCTATCGGGAGGAAGAGGCTCACCTGGTCGCCATCAACATCCACAGAAGAAGCCGGAGGGTCGTGCTCGTCGGTGGCCAGCAAGGGCCACTGCGTCGTGTACACTGCCGATGGTGCAAGGTTCGAGGTATCCCTTGCGTTCCTAGGAACGACCGTCTTCAGCGAGCTCTTGAGGATGTCCCAAGAGGAGTTCGGCTTCGCAGGCATTGACGGTGGCAGAATCACACTGCCCTGCGACTCATCGGTGATGGAGTATGCCATGTGCTTGCTCAGGAGAAGCGCCTCCACAGAGATGGAAGCCGCGTTCCTCAACACCATTGAGATGCCATGCCACTATCATGTGGTGCAGCATCTGGGTGTTGACCAGCATTTCGGTGTCTGCAGCTCTTGA
- the LOC123451815 gene encoding auxin-responsive protein SAUR36-like gives MIHTKKLTQLAKKCQRMLVAGAGARRRQASDTSDDECCSTASSVVADEGHCMVYAADGARFEVPLAYLGKTVFAELLRMSEEEFGFASGSEGGRITLPCDAMVVEYVLCLVRREASEEVEKAFLSSIAGHCHSYNASGMAPSMGTSHQFSLCT, from the coding sequence ATGATCCATACAAAGAAGCTTACTCAGCTGGCCAAGAAGTGCCAGCGGATGTTGGTGGCCGGAGCCGGTGCCCGCCGCCGGCAAGCCTCAGACACGTCCGACGATGAATGCTGCAGCACAGCGTCATCTGTGGTCGCCGATGAGGGCCACTGCATGGTGTATGCAGCTGACGGAGCACGGTTCGAGGTCCCACTAGCATACCTCGGGAAGACAGTCTTCGCTGAGCTCCTGAGGATGTCAGAGGAGGAGTTTGGCTTTGCAAGCGGCAGCGAGGGAGGCAGAATCACGCTGCCTTGCGATGCCATGGTGGTGGAGTACGTCTTGTGCCTTGTCAGGAGAGAGGCCTCTGAGGAGGTCGAGAAGGCTTTCTTGAGCTCCATTGCTGGGCACTGCCACAGCTACAATGCTAGCGGCATGGCTCCATCAATGGGAACCAGCCATCAATTTTCTCTTTGTACTTAG
- the LOC123451817 gene encoding auxin-responsive protein SAUR36-like, with amino-acid sequence MIHTKKLAQLAKKCQRMLAAGAGARRRHASDTADEECCSTVSSMVADEGHCVMYTTDGSRFEVPLAYLGTTVFAELLRMSEEEFGFASGNDGGRIMLPCDATVMEYVLCLVRREASEEVERAFLSSIVGHCHSYNASCMAPSMGLGHQFALCT; translated from the coding sequence ATGATCCATACAAAGAAGCTTGCTCAGCTGGCCAAGAAGTGCCAGCGGATGTTGGCGGCAGGAGCTGGTGCCCGCCGCCGGCATGCCTCAGACACGGCCGACGAAGAGTGCTGCAGCACAGTGTCATCTATGGTTGCCGATGAGGGCCACTGCGTGATGTACACCACCGACGGATCCCGGTTCGAGGTCCCTCTGGCATACCTCGGGACGACGGTCTTCGCCGAGCTCCTGAGGATGTCCGAGGAGGAGTTTGGCTTCGCGAGCGGCAATGACGGAGGCAGGATCATGCTGCCCTGTGATGCCACTGTGATGGAATATGTCTTGTGCCTAGTTAGGAGAGAGGCCTCTGAGGAGGTCGAGAGGGCATTCTTGAGCTCCATTGTTGGGCACTGCCACAGCTACAATGCTAGCTGCATGGCACCATCAATGGGACTCGGCCATCAATTCGCTCTTTGTACTTAG